In a genomic window of Lycium ferocissimum isolate CSIRO_LF1 chromosome 9, AGI_CSIRO_Lferr_CH_V1, whole genome shotgun sequence:
- the LOC132031365 gene encoding uncharacterized protein LOC132031365: protein MMNITPNEVDLFQKPQTTRKTLRRKKTNNFTAAGVKLRRDIGGTTPNARRSSKPETPLLRWKFNDDKDNNIQENNASSIKEEELDRKCSSSRNVVVSARKLAAGLFRQQLLPEVNHGHKLGFQAGRVEMPFHFHHRSKVHSSLINDPVQSPRSVFGPTNGLFHKPEPSLQFSHSAMEGSTKWDPVGWTTAVETKKTYGYQKVLDQQVNTASMISSLEAELESARARVHQLEMERQSSKKKLEQFLRKLSEEKAVWRSKEHEKIRAIVDDMRADFSRERKNRKRLEIVNSKLVNELADAKLAAKRYLQNYEKERQARGLIEEVCDELAKELGEDKAEVEELKRESFKFTEEVDEERKMLQMAEVWREERVQMKLVDAKVMIEEKYSHMNRLIGELESFLNSRDMSLDVEEMKRAEQLQEAAASVNIRDIRELTYEPANPDDIFAIFEDGHFVEPDEREIQPCTAYSPASYASNRRPLSPDGGVYNFNRYSHAYVNQSDNLEEEGSDWETVTHLEEQGSSYSLEGSISSVNKNCRYSNVSRSRADSEGIADDGTAVTDISEVCSGPARQLTEVSSLSKLWKSRPSNGDNFKTNSHEGTNGTLSNGRLSNAAIPTPDHGSSKGGSDLGQEWSSPESGNSQITRGMKGCIEWPHNSQKKSLKAKLLQARTESQKVQLRQVLKQKI, encoded by the exons ATGATGAACATCACTCCCAACGAAGTAGATCTCTTCCAGAAACCGCAAACTACTCGCAAAACTCTTCGCAGGAAGAAAACGAACAACTTCACCGCTGCCGGAGTGAAGTTGCGGAGAGACATTGGAGGAACTACTCCTAATGCTAGAAGGAGTAGTAAGCCTGAAACTCCTCTACTTCGATGGAAGTTCAACGACGATAAGGAtaataatattcaagaaaacaatgCTTCTTCTATAAAGGAGGAAGAGCTTGATCGGAAATGTAGTAGTAGCCGGAATGTTGTGGTTTCTGCTAGGAAGTTAGCTGCTGGATTGTTTAGGCAGCAGTTGTTGCCCGAGGTCAACCATGGTCACAAGTTAGGGTTTCAG GCTGGTCGGGTTGAGATGccctttcattttcatcatcgtAGTAAAGTGCACAGCTCTCTCATTAATGATCCAGTGCAGAGTCCTCGATCTGTCTTTGGTCCAACAAATGGCCTTTTCCACAAG CCAGAACCCTCGCTTCAGTTTTCCCATTCTGCTATGGAGGGGTCGACAAAGTGGGATCCAGTTGGCTGGACAACTGCGGTGGAAACAAAGAAGACATATGGCTATCAGAAGGTTCTTGATCAACAAGTGAATACTGCTTCAATGATTTCTTCTCTCGAGGCAGAACTAGAGAGTGCTCGTGCCCGAGTTCATCAGCTTGAGATGGAGCGGCAGTCATCGAAAAAGAAACTCGAACAGTTTTTGAGGAAACTTAGTGAAGAAAAGGCTGTGTGGCGGAGCAAAGAGCATGAGAAAATTCGTGCAATTGTGGATGACATGAGAGCTGACTTCTCCCGAGAGAGGAAAAACCGAAAGAGGCTGGAAATAGTTAATTCCAAATTAGTTAATGAGTTGGCTGATGCCAAGTTAGCAGCAAAACGCTATTTGCAAAATTACGAAAAAGAAAGACAGGCTAGGGGGTTGATAGAAGAAGTGTGCGATGAATTGGCCAAAGAACTTGGAGAAGACAAGGCTGAGGTTGAGGAATTGAAGAGGGAATCTTTTAAGTTCACAGAGGAAGTagatgaagaaagaaagatgttGCAGATGGCTGAGGTTTGGCGTGAGGAACGGGTTCAGATGAAACTAGTTGATGCCAAGGTGATGATTGAAGAGAAGTATTCCCATATGAACAGGTTAATTGGAGAACTAGAATCATTTCTAAATTCTAGAGATATGAGTTTGGACGTGGAGGAGATGAAAAGAGCTGAGCAACTCCAAGAGGCCGCTGCTTCTGTGAATATTCGTGATATTAGAGAACTCACTTATGAACCTGCAAATCCAGATGATATTTTCGCCATTTTTGAGGACGGTCATTTTGTTGAACCTGATGAAAGGGAGATCCAGCCATGTACTGCATATAGTCCTGCCAGTTATGCCTCTAATCGTCGCCCTCTCAGTCCAGATGGTGGTGTTTACAACTTTAACAGATATTCtcatgcatatgtcaatcagaGTGATAATTTAGAGGAAGAGGGAAGTGACTGGGAAACAGTGACCCATCTTGAGGAGCAAGGCTCTAGTTATTCTCTTGAAGGAAGTATTTCATCTGTCAACAAGAATTGCCGGTACAGCAATGTATCAAGAAGTAGAGCAGACTCAGAGGGAATTGCTGATGATGGCACAGCGGTTACAGATATTAGTGAAGTATGTTCTGGACCAGCTCGGCAACTTACAGAGGTGTCATCTTTATCTAAGCTTTGGAAATCACGCCCGAGTAATGGAGACAATTTCAAAACAAATTCACATGAAGGAACTAATGGGACGCTGTCAAATGGAAGGCTGTCTAATGCGGCCATTCCGACTCCAGATCATGGTTCGAGTAAAGGTGGCTCTGACCTCGGCCAGGAGTGGAGTTCACCTGAGTC